A stretch of DNA from Acidimicrobiales bacterium:
GTTGGCGGCCCGGCGCGCTCACGCGCCCTCAAGGACATCACCAGCTCAACTGAGTCACTACGGAGAAGATGAGGATGCGGAAATGCCGCTCCGGAAGATCCACCACCCGGTCGGCGCCGACACGGCCGAAGAGAAGATGGAGTTCGCCGATATGAACCTCACTGACCACGCTGGAGCCCGGCTCACACACGGCAAGCCCAAGGTCAACGGCGTGGAGATCCACTACGCGATCGGCGGCGCCGGCGAGCCGGTGTTATTGCTGCACGGCGTGCCGAAGACCATGTCGTACTGGCGCCACGTCGTGCCGCTGCTGACCCCGCACTACAGCGTCATCGCGCTCGACAACCGAGGCTGCGGCGGCTCCCAGCGCCCCCTGACCGGCTACGACACCGCCACGATGGCCGGTGACGTCGCCGAGCTGGCAACCCACCTGGGCTTCGACCAGTTCCGCGTCGCCGGCGAGGACTGGGGCGCGGCCATCGCCTACGCCGTCGCCGCCTTCCACCGGTCCCGGGTGCAGCAACTGGTGTTCCAGGAAACGCTCCTGCCAGGATTGCCAGCTGGCCCAGGATTGCCAGGCGGCGAACACGACCCCTCGCTCGCCGCCGACGACGTCCGCACCGGCTGGCACTTCAGCTTCTTCAGCCTGCCGAACGTGCCCGAGCTGCTGCTGGCCGGGCGGGAACGGCCGTTTTGGACATGGTACGCCCGACGCCAGATGTGGGACCCCAGCGCGCTGGGCGACGAGGACATCGACGAAATAGTGCACTCGGCCGAGCAGCCGGGCGGCACCAGGGCCATCTTGGAGATGTACCGCGCCCGGCAGACCGACGCCGAACAGAACCGGCCCCATTACGCCGACCCGATCAGCTGCCCGGTCCTGGCCGTCGGCGCGCAGGCCTATCTCGGAGACGACGTATCCAAACAGCTCGCGCAAGTGGCCCGCGATGTCCGCGGCGCCGTCATCCCCGCGTCCGGTCACAACATCGCGCTGGAGAACCCTGCCGCCCTGGCCCAGGCCTACCTCGACTTCTTCGCAGGCGGCTAAGTCGCGGGTTCAGCCATGTGACCCAGCGGCATACAGCTCATCCATTAGGCGCGACACCGCCGTCCGCGAAGCCCATCGGCGACTCCTATTGGTGCTGTCGTTTCCCCAACGACGCCCTCTCAATCACTTCCACGGGCGCTGAGGACCGTTAGATATCACTGCTATGCGGGTAGAACAGATGTGTACCCGATTGCCTTGGAAGCCCTCGTGCCTTCGCAATCGACTCATCGCTCCCGTTCCTCTTCGAAAAAGGAAGGTATTCGATGCCGCAACAAGGATGGGATCAGAAGCGCGAACGGCAGTACCAGCATGTGAAGGAAGGACTGCAGACACGGGGCCGGCCCGCGGGCGTCGCCGAGGAGATCGCAGCTCGTACGGTCAACAAGGAGCGCGCCCGCGCAGGCGAGTCGCGCCGTGCCAGCAGGACCTCCACCCAGGACATCTCTTCCGGACGTCGGGGTGGCATGCGATCCCGTAGTGGTGCCGGCGGTCGAACGTTCGACCAGCTCTACAACGAGGCCCGGCAGCGAGGTGTCAGCGGTCGCTCGAAGATGACCAAGGCGGAGTTGGCTCGGGCCGTCGGAGAGCGCTAGCTCGGGGTCGCGTGCATCGCGCAGCTGTTTTGGATCAGGTGTCCGTGAGGATAGGAGACGCCACCCTGCGCACGCGGTCGGCATCGCCCACTACGTCGATCTCCGCGATCTTGCCTTCCACCACGATGAAGGCCATGACGGCGTAGGGCTGTCCGCCCCGGGTAATGACGACGCCGGCGGCTCCGTTTACGAGCGCGGGGTGCAGCTCTGCGTCGGGTCTCGCACCCAGGCGGGCTTGTCTGGCAACGGCTGGCGCCCCCTGGACCACCCTCGACCCCGCCGGACGGCTCGGCCCGAAGTCGGCTCGCAGCACTACGTCGGGGTGGAGGAGGGCGACGAGGGCGTTGAGGTCGCCACCACGTGCCGCGGCAAAGAAGGTATTGACCACCTCCCGTTGGCGGGCAGGGTCGGAGTCGGCGGCGCGGAGATCGGCGCCTTTCACCCTGCGCCGTGCGCGACTGGCGAGCTGCCGTGCCGCTTGCGGCGTGCGGCCGACCATGGGGGCGATCTCCTCGAATGGCAGCTCGAACATGTCATGGAGGACGAACGCGAGTCGCTCGGCGGGGGCCAGGGTGTCGAGCACGACTTGGAGGGCCAAACCAACGGAGTCGGCCATCACCACCTCCTGCTCGGGCTGGAGATCTCCATCGCGACTGATGACCGGGTCCGGAAGGTGCACCTCCAAGGGCTCCTCGCGCCTGACCTGGCGCGAGCGCAGCATGTTCAGGCAAACCCTGGCCACGATCGTGGTCAACCACCCGCCGAGGTTCTCGACCTCGTCCGCATTTGCGCGGCTCACTCGGATCCACGCGTCCTGGAGGGCGTCGTCGGCCTCGGAAAACGAACCCAGCATTCGATAGGCAACCGCCCGCAGGTGGGGCCGTTGCTCTTCGAAACGGCTCGCCAGCCACTCGGTCTCGTCCATCGTCACATCCTCGCGCTGTCGGGTCCCACCACACTGACCCGCCTCGAGTCACAGATGTGACAACGTTCGGATTGTGAATGGGGGTTCGGCCATTGGCCTCCTCAGCGGCTCGCAGCTTCAGGTGGCATTGCCAGCTAGAGCCGGCCGCTCCCTATTGCCGTTGTAGCTGTCACGTCGGCTACTTGGCAGGTGTCATGTATGTGACTGCTCAAGCCGTGAGAAGGAGATTCCCATGAAGGCCGTCCGCATCGAGAAGCCGAAGGGCTTCGAGGGAATCGAGGGCCTCGTCTACGAGGACGCCCCAGATCCCCAGCCTGCGATCGGCGATGCACTGGTGCAGGTGCGCGCCGCAAGCTTTACCCCCACCGAGCTGACATGGCCGCTCTTTACCGATCGAGCTGGACACGACCGTGCGCCACTGATCCCGGCCCACGAGGGGTCGGGCGTCGTGGTCGCGCTCGGCTATGGCACCGCCGGCGTGTCGGTGGGTGACGAGGTGTACGGCCTCATCGACGGATACCGCGACGGCTGGGCCGCCGAGTACGTGGCCATCGAGGCTCGCAGCTTGGCACCCAAGCCGACGACGATCGATTTCCTCGAAGCCGCTGCCATCCCGCAGGCCGGGCTCACATCGTGGCAGGCGCTGTTCGACCACGGCAACCTCGAGTCCGGACAGACCGTGGTGATCCACGGCGCCGGCGGTGGGGTCGGGGCGATGGCAGTGCAGCTGGCCCGCTCGGCCGGCGCGCACGTCATCGGAACCGGTCGCGCCAGTGCGCGCCAACGCGTGCTCGAGCTGGGCGCCGATGACTTCGTCGACGTCGAGCGGGCCGGCTGGGAGACCGCCGTCGGCCAGGTCGACCTGGTCTACGACGCCATTGGCGGCGATGTCCTCGCCCATTCACCCGCGATCGTCAGGCCCGGTGGTGCCCTGGTGTCCGTCATGGCTCCCCCGCAAACCGATCGGGACGACATCCACACGGTTCACTTCGTGCGGGATCCGAGCGGTGCCCAACTCAGTGGCATCTCTCGCCTCGTCGACGAGGGCACGCTGCGCCCCCACGTCAGCGCGGTCTACCCGCTGGCTGACGCGAGAGTTGCCTTCATGGCCAAGTCCACCGAGCACATTCCGGGCAAGATCGTTCTGACACCCTGACCGGGCGCCTCGCGGAAGCGACGGCGGTTACTTGTGGGTGACCAAGCCAACATCGGGTAGGGACTGCGAGTGGGCAGTAGCCGGGCCGGTGTGCTCTTCGATGTCGATGGGACCCTGGTGGACAGCAACTATCTGCACGCCCTCGCATGGTCGCGAGCCTTGCGCGACCTCGGGGAATGGGCGCCCATGAACGCCATTCATCGCCTCGTGGGGATGGGTGGGGACCAGCTCGTTCCTCGTCTATTGGGACACGATGTCGCCGGCATCAGCAGCGCTCGGGCTCGGCGCTACAAGGAGTTGCTCGGCGACGTCCGGATCTTTCCCGGAGCGCCCGACCTTCTTCGCAACCTTCACGATGCTGGCGTCGCCGTCGTGCTCGCCACGTCTTCACCGCCCGACGAGCTCGACGCGGCCGTGCAGCTCCTCGACGTCGGGGACGCCATCGACGCCATGACGACCAAGGAGGATGTGGAGAATTCGAAGCCGGCTCCCGATCTCTTTCACTGCGCGATGCGGGCGGGCAGGATCGATCCTGCCCGCGCCCTGGCCGTGGGAGACAGCGTGTGGGACCACCAAGCCGCCCGCGCGGCTGGGCTCGGCTGTGTTGGGGTGGAGACCGGCGGATTCAGTCAGCATGAGCTGGCGGAGGCCGGAGCGTTGCATGTCTATCGGGACGTCCAGGAAGTTGGTTGTCAACTCCGAGTCGGCCCGCTCGCCGCCCTCCTGCCTGGCTAGGCCGGAGCCGCAAGGACTCGGCTTGCCGTCGAGAGTGCGTTCCACGAGGCCGGGAAGCCGGCGTACACGGCGACCTGGCGGAGCACCTCTCTCACCTCGGTCTCGCTGGCGCCCACACGGACGGCGGCCCGCACGTACACCGACAGTTGCAGCTGGTCACCAGACGCCGCGAGCAACGCGACGGTACACAGGACGCGTGTCTTGGGATCTAGCCCGTCGCTCGCGTAGACCTGGCCATACACGAACTCGGAGACGTAGCGCTCGAGCTCCGGGTCGATTTCCCTCAGGTACCGGCGGGAGGTCTCGACGTTGTCATCTCCAAGGAACCGCGCGGCAACCTCGTCGGCGAGGGTCCGTCGCCGCTCACTGCTTCTCTGGAGTGACCATCTGCGATGGGTCGAAGGGCACCCGGATGCCAGTGGCCTCGAATTTGCCCACCGCCTTGTCGTCTGCCGTGACGTCGCACTCTGCCCACACCAGCTGGCGCCCGGAACGCACCACCCTGGCGTCACCCCGCAGCTTCTCTCCCGCCCTGACCGGCCGCAGGTACCGGCTGTTCAGCTGAACGGTCGTGACCGACTCCTTGGAGACAGCCTCGTCGTCAAGCATGGTCATTGACGCGGCCGCCATGGCTGCATCTGCCAGCACCGTCGCCACCCCACCCTGTAGCACGCCCATGGCGTTGGTGAGCTCCGGGCCGACCTGCATCTCGTAGACGGCCTTACCCCTGTCGAAATCCACCACCTGCATGCTCAGATGGCCCGAAATGGGTGACGATGTCTTGCCGGCGCGCATCCCATCGAGCACGCCGTCCACGATCTCATACGTCACTGTAGGCATCCCCTCTGTGAGATTCCCGTCGCCTGGGTGGTAGACGGAGAGTGTTCCATGCCAGGGTGCATCCGTCCCTCCGTGGGGCCTCAGTTGAGAAGCCGCAGCGCTCTATCTCTGTCAATCGCAGAAGTGGTCAGGCCCGTGACCGCCTGACCACTCTGCGATCGACTGGGAAACGGCGAACTCAAAGCCCGCTTAGCATCTACGCCGCTATAGGTTGTTATCCCCGCCCATCCGAGACGGGAAACATCATCAACCGGTTATGGCGAGCCTCGCCGTGTCTTGCCCTATTCGGAGACGGATCAGCGACCCGGCCGTGCGAGATCAGGGACGGTCCGGGACTCGGACAACGACGATCGCAAGGTCGTCCTGACGCTCACCTTCGAGAAAGCTCAGAACTGCGTCCTCGATGGTGGAGGCGATCCCATCAGCGTGCTGGCCGGCCGCGTTCGTTACCACTTGGTGGAGCCTCTCCTCTCCAAACACCTCCTTACCTGACCGACCCTCGAAGGCGCCATCAGTGACCAGCACGGCTGCATCCCCAGGCGAAAGCCGCACTTCGGTCTCGGCGAAGTCCGCATCAGCAAGAATGCCGAGGAGAGATCCTCGGCACGGAAGCTCCCGGAGGCCGTCATGAGGATTGACGATCAACGGGAGGGGGTGCCCGCCGCACGCCGCCATCCCCGATACTTCTCCCCTGGCGGTCTCCAGGCAGATGTAAGCGGCAGTCAGGAACCGCGGCCACTCGACGTCGTCCGGCGCCTGCTCGGCCAAGAGCACCTCATTGAGGGTCCGCAGGACTTGGGTCGCCGGCGGGTCCTCGGCGGCTGCACCCCGGACGGTGTAGCGCGCCAGCGCGGACATCGCCGCCGCCTGGGGGCCCCGACCCTCGACGTCGCCAATGACGATTGCCCACCGGCCAGGGGCCGTGGGGAACACGTCGTAGAAGTCTCCTCCTACTTCCCCGTCCCCGGTGGCCGCGTGGTAGCGAGTGGCCACTTCGAGGCCAGGAATGGCAGGGGCTCGGGGGGGAAGGAGGCTTGCCTGCAGAGCGTTGGCCATGGTCGCAGCGCGCTCTCTGGCTGCAGTCGCTTCACGCCTCGCCTCTGCCCGCTCGATCAG
This window harbors:
- a CDS encoding alpha/beta hydrolase, which codes for MPLRKIHHPVGADTAEEKMEFADMNLTDHAGARLTHGKPKVNGVEIHYAIGGAGEPVLLLHGVPKTMSYWRHVVPLLTPHYSVIALDNRGCGGSQRPLTGYDTATMAGDVAELATHLGFDQFRVAGEDWGAAIAYAVAAFHRSRVQQLVFQETLLPGLPAGPGLPGGEHDPSLAADDVRTGWHFSFFSLPNVPELLLAGRERPFWTWYARRQMWDPSALGDEDIDEIVHSAEQPGGTRAILEMYRARQTDAEQNRPHYADPISCPVLAVGAQAYLGDDVSKQLAQVARDVRGAVIPASGHNIALENPAALAQAYLDFFAGG
- a CDS encoding carboxymuconolactone decarboxylase family protein; its protein translation is MASGCPSTHRRWSLQRSSERRRTLADEVAARFLGDDNVETSRRYLREIDPELERYVSEFVYGQVYASDGLDPKTRVLCTVALLAASGDQLQLSVYVRAAVRVGASETEVREVLRQVAVYAGFPASWNALSTASRVLAAPA
- a CDS encoding PaaI family thioesterase, encoding MTYEIVDGVLDGMRAGKTSSPISGHLSMQVVDFDRGKAVYEMQVGPELTNAMGVLQGGVATVLADAAMAAASMTMLDDEAVSKESVTTVQLNSRYLRPVRAGEKLRGDARVVRSGRQLVWAECDVTADDKAVGKFEATGIRVPFDPSQMVTPEKQ
- a CDS encoding sigma-70 family RNA polymerase sigma factor; protein product: MDETEWLASRFEEQRPHLRAVAYRMLGSFSEADDALQDAWIRVSRANADEVENLGGWLTTIVARVCLNMLRSRQVRREEPLEVHLPDPVISRDGDLQPEQEVVMADSVGLALQVVLDTLAPAERLAFVLHDMFELPFEEIAPMVGRTPQAARQLASRARRRVKGADLRAADSDPARQREVVNTFFAAARGGDLNALVALLHPDVVLRADFGPSRPAGSRVVQGAPAVARQARLGARPDAELHPALVNGAAGVVITRGGQPYAVMAFIVVEGKIAEIDVVGDADRVRRVASPILTDT
- a CDS encoding HAD family hydrolase — its product is MGSSRAGVLFDVDGTLVDSNYLHALAWSRALRDLGEWAPMNAIHRLVGMGGDQLVPRLLGHDVAGISSARARRYKELLGDVRIFPGAPDLLRNLHDAGVAVVLATSSPPDELDAAVQLLDVGDAIDAMTTKEDVENSKPAPDLFHCAMRAGRIDPARALAVGDSVWDHQAARAAGLGCVGVETGGFSQHELAEAGALHVYRDVQEVGCQLRVGPLAALLPG
- a CDS encoding NADP-dependent oxidoreductase, with protein sequence MKAVRIEKPKGFEGIEGLVYEDAPDPQPAIGDALVQVRAASFTPTELTWPLFTDRAGHDRAPLIPAHEGSGVVVALGYGTAGVSVGDEVYGLIDGYRDGWAAEYVAIEARSLAPKPTTIDFLEAAAIPQAGLTSWQALFDHGNLESGQTVVIHGAGGGVGAMAVQLARSAGAHVIGTGRASARQRVLELGADDFVDVERAGWETAVGQVDLVYDAIGGDVLAHSPAIVRPGGALVSVMAPPQTDRDDIHTVHFVRDPSGAQLSGISRLVDEGTLRPHVSAVYPLADARVAFMAKSTEHIPGKIVLTP